The Dromaius novaehollandiae isolate bDroNov1 chromosome 3, bDroNov1.hap1, whole genome shotgun sequence genome includes the window GTTTTGTTATCTGAATCCTTCGCATTTTTTGAATTCAAGGGGATCACATGTAGTCTGAATCCTAGCTAGTTTTCAAGCTTCACAGAATAAAACtagtgagaaagaaaagagattcaGGATCAGAAGGTGCCCCTTCAAGCATGATCATAGGAATGGTGTGAAACTCCCAAATCAAGTCCTGCACTTAAGAGGGAAACTTGTTTCCTTATTTGCCATTAGGACCAACAGACAAAAGAACCAACATACATGTagtgtttgcttttcagaatttattgtaaaaaaagtattaaacatttggaaaaaacacactttttcaACTCACCACATATTGCTTTACATGGAAACAATGGACAAACATGAAAGGAATGTATTTGCCCATTCTTGTCCATATATCAGATGATCTAAGCTACTTATGACACGCTCATGGGAAAAATATTGGCAGTATCACAGCATATGGAAGTGGAAATAAAAAACATGCAGTATTTTCATTTGCAGTTGGGAGGCCTACTTCCTGGAGTCTAAAGATCatgttattttatctgttttccttTAGCATAACGTACACTATCAGACTTTCATAACTTCAGACACCAgcagaaaattctgattttttgcCAACAGTGACATACCCACCTCAAAGATAAATGTGGAAGTCAGAATGTCTGCCTTGTTTCTGTTTGCAATTTCCTTTCCATAGGAACATGCACATGATACAGCTCTTGCTAACAGGTATTTCAAGCTAGCCCTCTTTCACTTATACCAGTTCGATCCCACTGGAGGTCCTCTCAGGacaacacaaacacagaggacagcagaGTTCCAATACCACAGCACATTTATTTTGGACAAAAACAGCTTGCCCTAATGCTGAATTATCCATGTTAAGCATATTTGGCAGGTCTTCTGCTTTTGTCTAAAAACAGAAAGATGGCAGATTCTGCATTAAAACATGTTACAAAAAAACCTGTAaaccaatactttttttttctttttttacacagAGTTTTCTAGCTGATGTCAAAACTGTAAAGCACCAGTGTAACTTACAGAGCTCAATTTGAACTGAGTGCTAAAATGATGAGCACTCAGTATTATTTATCTGGTGTATGTAGCTTTACTGTCAATTCGTGAAAGCTGACTTAGCTTCAGTTTCATGCCAAAAGCATTAATCAGACAAAAATTACGTTACATTGCACCTTTGACACCGCCTCAGTTTCAAGCCAGGGTATGAACTTATACATACATAGGTGCATTATTTTAGCTCTGACATGAATACAGAAACCAAGTACTCCAAAAACAGGGCTCAGCATAAACCTGTGGATAATGCTGAATCACAGTACCTAATCATTTTCGCACTGCTGTGCTGGCTGAAAACTGATAATAGCAACCACAACAGTTCGAGGTGACTCACACAATCAACAATCACTGGTGTAGAGCACAGTGGAACATTTGGCCATTCTGAAAGAAGATACAATGGAgcaatacaggaaattccacgcTGAGAGGACAAAGTCAAACATTTGTTCTCTTGCACATCATAAAAAGTATTTTTGGTTACAAATTACCATTGCAAACAACCTTTTCGTAGACAAAACTAAGAACATCTCTACCTAAAAAGCTTTGAGAAGGGTCAAACACAAACCCTAACAAGCTTTCTCCTCTATAAGTCCACTTCCCTTCCAGGTTGCAACAGTCTCCTTATTTAGGAAAGACCTTCCTCTTGGTCAATCAGTTCTGTTTTGGTGGAGAACACATCAGCCAGCATGTGCTTTGGGATTTCAGATCCCCGTACTTTTAATGTGTAGCAGGCATTCTCTACTTTGGCCAGACTCTGTTTCAAGGTGTACAGCTTCTTAGACACTTCATAAGGTCCAGTGTTGCCAATGAAAGTAAAACCATCATAAATCTGACGTAAAAACTGGCTCAGTTCAAAAGGCGTGTCTATGTCACCATTTCCAACACTGCTGATGCACAGCCGCATCAGCTCTCCGGTTAGATCAGCCACTCCCAGCAGGTAATCTACAGGTGTTACCTTCAGGCTCCAAGTGTGTGGCTGTTTATCCTGGGAATTGGAAGTCTGAAGACAGAACAGAACAAAGTTCAGTACAGAAAATTAGGAAAAAGTAGTCCATGGCAGTTCAGATACATATGACATTATCTAACATAATTGTAAAACAATGGTAAttaaaaacattctggaaaaaaaaattccatggcACTTCCACAGAGtttgattttcagaagtactAGTTGCTAATCTCTCCCTCCAGCACTCTGTAAATTATGAAAGCATCATTTCCACTTGAGATGTGATTTCCATTTTGGCAAGCATAATGAACATGCCCCAAGTCTACCATCTCTATTTGCAAACAGAATTTCTACAGGATGCTGGATAGAATAGATGTAGTTTTCTCAGACTTGTTTTATATCAACTCAATTTATTAAATAGCTAAACAAACACTTCTTGAAGAAAACTTGTCACGAACTGACAAAAGCTCCTATATCGTAATTTCccatatttttatttccaaaatattggCCATTAGGAGACAACACAAGTTTGTTTCTGTTCCCTTGTTCCCACAATGTGCTTCCACCTAAATTCACAAATCTAGTTGGGGTTGTGGGGGAGTGGTTTAACAACTTCACAATCAGTGAAAACAAGTGTGTCGCAATGGCTTTGCTTCTGGTACGAATAAGTGAACTTAAGCTGAAAACTTGGTTTTGCTTGCAAATATCTTActaagagaatgaaaaaaaatgctttgcaacAGAAGCTCTTCAACAGCAGCACTGTCTAGAGTTCATCTAAAGCAGTAATGCTGTGCTCCTCTGTAGAATCCCCTCTTCCCCCCCGTCAATCAAACTGGATCCAGTTAACTGCGATCGGGGTAGTAGTTTGTCCCcatacaaaatgttttatttaggGCAGGGCAGAAGCATAGGCAGGTCAAGAAACAGCAGATACAGGATTAATGAGGTGGTACACAACTTGTCCTCTGACAGGAAGCTTCAGGATCAACTCCAGGGAAGATTCAAAAGACTGAGCTAAGACATGGACAACACATTTTAATAGCAGCTGTGTGCAGTTTGCTCTTTGCTAGTGTCTCCTGTGATTAGTTCATTACTGAGCAATAAGATTTTTACAGAGTTTGCTCTGTCTCTTGGATTCATTTGTCTCCTCCAACCTTTGCTACGCCACTACTCGCCAGCAGACTTACAGACACAATAGCAGCCATAAAAAACCCTCTCCTCTACATTTGTTTGCTAGTATTTTACTATCCTGGATCTTTCCGCCTACCAGAAGGGGCTCAGTTTGTCCTGAACAAAGAGGATGTGGAAAGATTAAAACTTCTCTCCCACAGATTTAGGTTACTACTTGTCAgaataaaaagcatgttttgaaCAAGTGAGTCAAAGTCCACACGTACATCTAACCCCATGCCTCTAACTGAATTTATTTAATGATATGCCAAAAAGATGCGACTAAGCCAGTGACTGCAAAGACTTGTGTGAGTCTTCTctcatatgaaaaaagaaaaacttttacCGTGTTTgttatttcttctctgtcttccgCTGTAAATATTAGTTGTTTGTTGATCTCTTCAACACTAACTAAAGATCGTGTTTtgataaaatattgaaatgagaCTGCCTCAACATACTCTTGAAGCCCTATGGAAAcaacagaagaattaaaatacTGATTCAAACTTTCCAGTAATGATCCatgcttaaaattattttagaaattattttagaaattttaaaTGAGGTTATTTTAAGGTTATTAGTAAAAGGTGAAAACTAAGATAATCTAGAAATAACATGAAAAGCTAATTTAACACAACACtcatctgaaatacaaaaaccaaaccaaaagcaCAGCAGATAAAGATTTTTACTTCAACGTCATTTTTCATCCAAAAATGAAGTTCCCTTCATTTCTTCTCATTAGTGACAGTAGATAACTGTTTAAACCTGAATTTCCCACTTCTGTTTTGTAGAAAGTAGTGAACAGAGTCCTTAAAACATATAGGTTAGGTGAAATTCATGCCCAGGACAAAGCACCTGTTGTTACAAATCACTCacattaagacaaaaaaaaaatttcaactaGACAGTGCTGTGATGTCCAACAAGAGGATCGTACTGAATGACAGCTCTGTCCCACAGAACTTACTCTCTAAAAAACAAGGCATACGGGGCAACAAAAGAAGTTAGTGTGCTGGCAAGCAAATAAAAACTGGGATAACAAATAAATATAGCTTGTATGAGATTTGTATGCCATCTTCAGCCACCTGTCACAATTACCTCCCACAACCTAATAAGCAGGTGGCGATTTTCTGTATTGATCATAGCAAAGGTGAGATCTAAATAAGAACGTGAATGTTCAGACAGTGATTTCATAAATTCTGACATTTTCTTATGTGCAGAGATCAGATTTGGGGAAAGCATGTAGAAAAAGCTCATAAGCAGACAACTGAAGTTGGTACTGTTggtggaaaaaagcagaaatgaaccTGGAGCAAACAGGCATGGTAGGACTAAACTAAAGAGTTTTGAAGACAAAAACAATACATTTGTATCTGACCTATGGACAGAGAGCAAGCCAAAGGAAGAAGTTAGAACAGACTGTAACATGACACAGATCACCTTCACAGAGGACTTTTGAAAAACTTTAAGAGAATGATTTCACATTAAGAAGAACAAAGGAGATGATACTATTATATCAAGCTGCAACTGGGACAGGATTAGACAGTAGTTTTGCCAGTATGTAAAATGAGAAAACTTGGAGGTACATGAGGGTACCGGATGTAGAATCCTGGCTCCATTAGGATATTCTTAAGATCCCCAACTGACCTCCATAGGGCCAAGATCTTGGCCTATGGAGATTATGCAGGAGGCAGCAAAAAATTTTAGATTTCATCTGGATCAAAGCAAAAGTCCAAACCAAAAAGAACAGAACATAGATTTGAACAATAAAGGAGGGTGGAAACATCCCAGAAAAACTGGAGGAGACCTGAAGGGGAGGGGCAATTGTAGGCAGCCTTTCACATTACAATCACAAAGGTCTCATGAGTGACCTGAATTTTTtcatgtgtgcgtgcatgcgtgcgtgcatgtgtgtatatgtgtgtgtgtgtgtatatatgtgtatatatatatgtatatatatatttgcaagtTCAGTGGAGGCAATTCAGAAGGCCAATTCAGTTCGCACCCTTTATGCTTCTGTTAGATAGTAGAgggaaaagcagaacaaacaTCCAGCAGCCAAAGCCACTGAGCACTGCTTTTCCGCAAGTGAGAACATGCAACCCTTTCTTGCACAAACACAAGGAGCTGGAAGGCCAACTAAATACAACAGTTTATCTACTGAATTTAGGTAAAGCATTTGGGGCATAAGTAATGGAAGAATACTAGAGGAAAGCTAATCAGGATCCTCTAAGATTAATAACTTCAGAAGTTGCAGAGGTGGATTTCATCACCTGTTCTTTTCCTGCTAACGCAGTTGTTATATGACTAGTGATTTATTATAACATTTTGGCTATTTCTGTGTATAAGTTTTAAGCTACCAGATGCAGCAGCACTTAACATGACAACATCTGTGAGAACATCTCTCTGCTGTCTGCGGACAAGACTATCAGACATGAAGAATCAATTTGGCATTTACCCAGCTACTCAAAGAGATCAAATCAGTTCTAAAACTTTCAACTCACTCCACAGTTCAGTCCTTCCCTACACACATTTCGTCATTCTCCAGGACAAATGTATGGCtccttcttttatttatatatatatatatatgtgtgtgtgtatatatatatagatagatatatacacacacacacatatatatataaaacctctTTGCTTCCCATTGTAGCTGACACGTTCCACTGTCCTCCTTACTGCTTCCATTTAACGCCACCAGGTGAAAGCCACACACACGATCTACTCTGTCACCTACTTTCACCTCCTCTTCAGAATTAGAAGACCTACCTCCCACTTTTTACAAGTAAGCCTTACAAAACCTTATTTGAAACTGATAGACAAATAGACTGAAAACAACTCCTTTGCAGAAATACTCATATATCACTTTTTCAAGTCCTTCTTCTAGAAGTAGCTAAAATATGACATTTCAATGACCCAAGACCTTGAAATAAGGTGTTTTCATATGCAGGTAAAAGGATGTTTAAACATGTTATGTTTTAGCTTAATGGAAGGACATCCGCTATTTTCAGCAAATAATCCCCAAGGTGAAAAACCCCATCCCATTTCACTACTCCATCCAACAATACCTTTCCCCTTATGCTCTTGTTTTGGATTTAGTCCAAAGTTGGATTATTTACGGATTGAGCTGCCAGTAATGGAATAGCTTGTAAGACTGCCTTTTATgtgattcattttgtttttttagtacACGCACCAGAAATCCCAATTAAAAGCATTTGATTATTTCTACTAAGATTccttaaaaatacagatgtaagGTTACAGAATGCTTAAGTACTttgatattttattacatttactCTGTATAAATAGCTTGTACTTGTGACAAGTTACAGTGATCCAGTATAATAGTTTTcatctatatttttaaaataaattttctatgTAAGAATGGGAAAGTTGCACTGAGGTATCCTCTGAGCACATATTTCCAATAAAGAAGGAGATTTTGTGCCTGAAAGTTTGTGCTATTTTTTCCAACTGTATCAGCTGATAGTAaagatttttgcctttctttacaTATACAAACGCTCTGAGAAGCAACTGTTAATGAGCTTCTCTAAGAAACCTTATACCGTACCAGCAAGAAATCAGGTTTCTTCAAAAACCCAAGTCATTGGAGCACGCAATCCAAAAGTCAAATGAATGGATAAGAGGTAGGAAAAGACAGATATATCTAAAAAGAAATAGGTAAAGAATAGCAGTTTATTAATTGTAGGAGTAGGGTTAGGATAAATAGAATTTAATCCCACCTAAGTAGAAGTTGACTCATGCATTGAAGTTTTCATTTAGAATGATGGCTCAAACAAGGTGAAAGTTTCCTCCTAAAATTTATTTAGTTTCTCCTTTCTAGGTAAGTTCAAGAGTTAAAGATGAGGCTAAAATGGATTTTATAGCTCTGAGTTCTTAAGGTTAGCAATGCCAACACTACGTGCAAACTTCCAGAACAACCTTTGGCTCTCCCTATTTCTTCTCAgacttattttccttctctcccttcatcttctttccttcctctttctgtgtaTCTTTTTCCTCCCCACTCACAGCATGGTCTCTGCTGACAGTTAGGAAACGAGTACATGACAGCCTGTGTTATGCCCCTTCCCAGTCCCTCCCTCTAAACCACGCAGCAGGAATCATGGGCCTACAGTAGCCACTCAAAAGATGGTAGGAAAAATATACAGAGTTAATTTCAGCAATTGCCTTCTAGCATCACTGTAGGACAGATGGGCTGCGTTATTTATGGGGTGAGTTAAGTGAAACTACCCATTTGTGAACCCATTGTGAAATCAAGCACAGCTATAGCTCTGTCCTATCATGATGTTTAGGCTGCCAAGTTacgctctttaaaaaaaaaaaatggaagtctTACTCTTCTGGAAATCCTGAACAGAGACAAAAACAAGTTAAACTAGAAAGCTCTTATTCCTAAACTCTGCAGAATATGGGGAGGGCAGTAGATTCAAAGAACCCACTTTTACAAGCTTGTTGGTCAATGAGAGGGAGAATTAGCGAAATGAGGAAATAATTAACTAAATACATCAGCTGAAAGAAGTACAAGCAATAAATTCAGAAGTATGAATACACATAGTAAATCATTATCCTTTAGAGTCAGCATTCTATGAAGATGAAACTCACAATCCACACCTCAGTCATTTCAATCTAGAGTTGTCTGCAAAGTTTGCAACACCACCTTCCCTACATTCAGAGTTCTCTTTCTAGGCATAAGCAGTAAAAACTTAAGTAATTAAATTAAAACTGAGACAGTGAAACAATCTAACAGCTGCTTAGTTGGTTGTGAGTGTGAAGTCAAAGGTTAATTTTATAACAGCATACAGAAAAAGTATAGAGCCAGCTATCCTGAGAGAGACTTATGATCTGGACATCCTGTtgtgaaaaaagtttaaaagaattaTAATTCCAAAGAATGGATTTTATACAATagaataactaaaaaaaaaagaaagaaagcactagaacaaatattcataaaaacttttaaatttgaaaagtgctttttcttacatttctatTCACTGAGTAATGCTTCAGATACTGAGTCATTATGCCAAGTAGAACCATACAAAGTTTTTGAATTTTCAAGggaactgggaagaaaaaaatgcagctcagTCC containing:
- the TSNAX gene encoding translin-associated protein X isoform X2 — translated: MMSFKTFQLELDTRHDKYERLVKLSRDITIESKRTIFLLHRFTSAPNGEEILNESEAKLDAVRRKIKQIAQELIGEDMYQFHRAISPGLQEYVEAVSFQYFIKTRSLVSVEEINKQLIFTAEDREEITNTTSNSQDKQPHTWSLKVTPVDYLLGVADLTGELMRLCISSVGNGDIDTPFELSQFLRQIYDGFTFIGNTGPYEVSKKLYTLKQSLAKVENACYTLKVRGSEIPKHMLADVFSTKTELIDQEEGLS
- the TSNAX gene encoding translin-associated protein X isoform X1, with protein sequence MSGKEGSGGFRKRKHDNFPHGQRREEKENVNPSSALMMSFKTFQLELDTRHDKYERLVKLSRDITIESKRTIFLLHRFTSAPNGEEILNESEAKLDAVRRKIKQIAQELIGEDMYQFHRAISPGLQEYVEAVSFQYFIKTRSLVSVEEINKQLIFTAEDREEITNTTSNSQDKQPHTWSLKVTPVDYLLGVADLTGELMRLCISSVGNGDIDTPFELSQFLRQIYDGFTFIGNTGPYEVSKKLYTLKQSLAKVENACYTLKVRGSEIPKHMLADVFSTKTELIDQEEGLS